One Sanguibacter keddieii DSM 10542 genomic window carries:
- the rsmH gene encoding 16S rRNA (cytosine(1402)-N(4))-methyltransferase RsmH → MSDHDTDGPAVHEEPADGPRETSDRHLPVLLDRCVELLAPALSVPGAVYVDCTLGMGGHTEAILERLPEVRVIGIDRDPQALELAGARLERFGSRFTGVHAVYDEIGDVVAEQGLTGVQGILMDLGVSSLQIDERERGFSYAQDAPLDMRMDSTASLTAADVLNTYSERDLARILREYGEERFASKIARSIVAKREARPWERSADLVDLVRACIPAATRKGTGNPAKRTFQALRIEVNGELEVLERALPAAVEALAVGGRIVVESYHSLEDRLTKRELGRGAVSSAPHDLPVEPETHKPYLSLLTRGAEEADEAELERNPRSASVRLRAAERLRPTPTHMLTRTER, encoded by the coding sequence GTGAGCGACCACGACACCGACGGCCCCGCCGTCCACGAGGAGCCCGCAGACGGACCCCGCGAGACCTCCGACCGGCACCTCCCCGTGCTGCTCGACCGCTGCGTCGAGCTGCTCGCGCCGGCCCTGTCGGTGCCCGGCGCCGTCTACGTCGACTGCACCCTCGGGATGGGTGGCCACACCGAGGCGATCCTCGAGCGGCTGCCCGAGGTGCGTGTCATCGGCATCGACCGCGACCCGCAGGCCCTCGAGCTCGCCGGCGCGAGGCTCGAGCGCTTCGGCTCGCGCTTCACCGGCGTGCACGCCGTCTACGACGAGATCGGCGACGTCGTCGCCGAGCAGGGCCTGACCGGCGTGCAGGGGATCCTCATGGACCTCGGCGTCTCGTCGCTCCAGATCGACGAGCGCGAGCGCGGCTTCTCCTACGCCCAGGACGCCCCGCTCGACATGCGCATGGACTCCACGGCCTCGCTCACGGCCGCAGACGTCCTCAACACCTACAGCGAGCGGGACCTCGCCCGCATCCTGCGGGAGTACGGCGAGGAGCGGTTCGCCTCGAAGATCGCACGCTCGATCGTCGCCAAGAGGGAAGCCCGTCCCTGGGAGCGCTCCGCGGACCTGGTCGACCTGGTCCGCGCCTGCATCCCGGCCGCGACCCGCAAGGGCACCGGCAACCCCGCCAAGCGCACCTTCCAGGCGCTCCGCATCGAGGTCAACGGTGAGCTCGAGGTGCTCGAGCGCGCGCTCCCCGCAGCCGTGGAGGCGCTGGCTGTCGGCGGACGCATCGTCGTCGAGTCGTACCACTCCCTCGAGGACAGGCTCACCAAGCGCGAGCTCGGGCGCGGTGCCGTCTCGAGCGCGCCCCACGACCTGCCCGTCGAGCCCGAGACCCACAAGCCCTACCTGTCGCTGCTCACCCGCGGTGCCGAGGAGGCCGACGAGGCCGAGCTCGAGCGCAACCCGCGGTCCGCCTCTGTCCGCCTGCGCGCCGCAGAACGGCTCCGGCCCACACCCACCCACATGCTGACCCGGACGGAGCGCTGA
- the mraY gene encoding phospho-N-acetylmuramoyl-pentapeptide-transferase produces the protein MIAVLASVSVSLLVALFGTPLFIKLLVKRNYGQFIRQDGPTAHFTKRGTPTMGGVVIIGATLAGWAAASIVSGRLPSASSLLVIFLMTGLGLVGFLDDYIKISRQRSLGLSARWKIVGQGIVGVTFAVLALQFPNANFRTPASTSVSFIRDTNIDLAFAGVTVGLILFVLWANLIITAWSNAVNLTDGLDGLATGVSLIVFGGYVIVSIWQLNQNCQLASAVGPRCYEVRDPLDLAIVAAAIMGACFGFLWWNASPAKIFMGDTGSLALGGALAGLSILSRTELLAIIMGGLFVIIVLSDVIQIGFFKMTGRRVFKMAPLHHHFELSGWGEVTIVIRFWIIAGLFTALGLGIFYAEWVVGWVR, from the coding sequence GTGATCGCGGTCCTCGCGTCGGTCTCGGTCTCGCTGCTCGTCGCGCTCTTCGGCACGCCGCTCTTCATCAAGCTGCTCGTCAAGCGCAACTACGGGCAGTTCATCCGCCAGGACGGTCCGACGGCGCACTTCACCAAGCGCGGGACGCCGACCATGGGCGGGGTCGTCATCATCGGCGCCACGCTCGCCGGCTGGGCCGCGGCGTCGATCGTCAGCGGTCGCCTGCCGTCGGCCTCGTCGCTGCTCGTCATCTTCCTCATGACCGGCCTCGGGCTCGTGGGCTTCCTCGACGACTACATCAAGATCTCGAGGCAGCGCAGCCTGGGGCTCTCCGCACGCTGGAAGATCGTCGGCCAGGGCATCGTCGGGGTCACCTTCGCGGTGCTCGCGCTGCAGTTCCCCAACGCGAACTTCCGCACGCCCGCCTCGACGAGCGTGTCGTTCATCCGGGACACCAACATCGACCTCGCCTTCGCGGGCGTGACGGTCGGCCTCATCCTCTTCGTCCTCTGGGCGAACCTCATCATCACGGCGTGGTCCAACGCGGTGAACCTCACCGACGGGCTGGACGGTCTCGCCACCGGGGTCTCGCTCATCGTCTTCGGCGGGTACGTCATCGTCTCGATCTGGCAGCTCAACCAGAACTGCCAGCTGGCCAGCGCCGTCGGTCCTCGCTGCTACGAGGTCCGCGACCCGCTCGACCTCGCGATCGTGGCTGCGGCCATCATGGGCGCCTGCTTCGGGTTCCTCTGGTGGAATGCGTCGCCCGCCAAGATCTTCATGGGCGACACCGGCTCGCTCGCGCTGGGTGGCGCCCTGGCCGGCCTGTCGATCCTGTCGCGCACCGAGCTGCTCGCCATCATCATGGGTGGCCTGTTCGTCATCATCGTCCTCTCGGACGTCATCCAGATCGGCTTCTTCAAGATGACCGGCCGGCGGGTGTTCAAGATGGCACCGCTGCACCACCACTTCGAGCTCTCGGGGTGGGGCGAGGTCACGATCGTCATCAGGTTCTGGATCATCGCCGGGCTGTTCACCGCCCTCGGCCTCGGCATCTTCTACGCAGAGTGGGTCGTCGGTTGGGTCCGCTGA
- a CDS encoding UDP-N-acetylmuramoyl-L-alanyl-D-glutamate--2,6-diaminopimelate ligase, with protein MTSPHGSLRPASVQPRSLGDLADTVAVTVDPAARGVLVSGVVLGSADVQPGDLFVAVPGARSHGARFTAAAVAAGAVAVLTDTEGLALLESTDEGLALVHGTPVVLLPQGSDPQRAAGSAASWFYDHPSAALTSFGVTGTNGKTTTTYLLDHLLTALGRTVGLVGTVETRSGARVLPSRLTTPDAATLQGVLATMREDGVDVLAMEVSSHSISQRRIDGLHFDVAGFTNLSQDHLDFHGDLDRYFAAKAELFTAERARRGVVVVDDEWGRRLAATADIPTVTLSVEHSGGPQSDWTVRDVHAGASGSTFSVVHRDGRSVRARTALPGSFNVANAALAIVMVVESGIEVGTVTAALEAAGGLSPAVPGRMEQVSDSPRVVVDFAHNPDALALALAALRPTTAGRLVVVFGATGERDTTKRPVMGRIAVEGADVVVVTDDDPHGEAADGIRAEVLAGAREAAAQPGCDVDVLEAAPRALAIRAAVLAADDEDTVLVAGRGHEVWQEIDGVDHPLDDRVEARAAVADRAQRTTKEHSE; from the coding sequence ATGACGTCACCCCACGGGTCGCTGCGCCCTGCCTCCGTGCAGCCGAGGTCGCTCGGCGACCTCGCCGACACCGTCGCGGTGACCGTCGACCCGGCGGCTCGGGGCGTCCTCGTCTCCGGCGTTGTCCTCGGCAGCGCTGACGTGCAGCCCGGCGACCTCTTCGTGGCGGTCCCCGGAGCACGCTCGCACGGCGCACGCTTCACCGCCGCGGCGGTCGCCGCCGGTGCGGTCGCGGTGCTCACGGACACCGAGGGTCTCGCCCTGCTCGAGTCGACCGACGAGGGTCTGGCTCTCGTCCACGGCACACCCGTCGTGCTGCTGCCCCAGGGCAGCGACCCGCAGCGCGCCGCAGGCTCCGCAGCATCGTGGTTCTACGACCACCCGTCGGCTGCGCTGACCAGCTTCGGCGTCACGGGGACCAACGGGAAGACCACCACCACCTACCTGCTCGACCACCTGCTCACCGCCCTCGGCCGGACCGTCGGGCTGGTCGGTACCGTCGAGACCCGGTCGGGTGCACGCGTGCTCCCCAGCCGCCTGACGACCCCCGACGCCGCGACCCTGCAGGGCGTGCTCGCGACCATGCGCGAGGACGGCGTCGACGTCCTCGCGATGGAGGTCTCCTCGCACTCGATCAGCCAGCGGCGCATCGACGGCCTGCACTTCGACGTCGCCGGCTTCACCAACCTCAGCCAGGACCACCTGGACTTCCACGGCGACCTCGACCGCTACTTCGCGGCCAAGGCCGAGCTGTTCACCGCAGAGCGCGCCCGGCGCGGCGTGGTGGTCGTCGACGACGAGTGGGGCCGTCGCCTCGCTGCCACCGCTGACATCCCCACGGTCACGCTGAGCGTCGAGCACAGCGGTGGCCCGCAGAGCGACTGGACGGTGCGGGACGTGCACGCCGGGGCCTCGGGCTCCACGTTCTCCGTCGTGCACCGGGACGGGCGCAGCGTCCGGGCGCGGACGGCCCTCCCGGGCTCCTTCAACGTCGCCAACGCCGCCCTCGCGATCGTCATGGTCGTCGAGTCGGGCATCGAGGTGGGGACCGTCACAGCCGCTCTGGAGGCTGCCGGCGGTCTCTCTCCCGCGGTTCCTGGCAGGATGGAGCAGGTCTCCGACAGCCCCCGGGTGGTCGTCGACTTCGCGCACAACCCCGACGCCCTCGCCCTCGCTCTCGCGGCCCTCCGGCCGACGACCGCGGGACGGCTGGTCGTCGTGTTCGGGGCCACGGGCGAGCGCGACACCACCAAGCGTCCGGTCATGGGCAGGATCGCGGTCGAGGGGGCCGACGTGGTCGTCGTGACCGACGACGACCCGCACGGCGAGGCTGCCGACGGCATCCGTGCCGAGGTGCTCGCAGGAGCACGGGAGGCCGCCGCACAGCCAGGCTGCGACGTCGACGTGCTCGAGGCCGCGCCGCGGGCGCTCGCGATCCGGGCGGCGGTCCTCGCCGCGGACGACGAGGACACGGTCCTGGTCGCCGGGCGTGGGCACGAGGTCTGGCAGGAGATCGACGGGGTGGACCACCCGCTCGACGACAGGGTGGAAGCACGCGCAGCGGTCGCCGACCGCGCGCAGCGAACGACGAAGGAGCACAGCGAGTGA
- the murD gene encoding UDP-N-acetylmuramoyl-L-alanine--D-glutamate ligase: MGPLTALSVLVAGHGVTGRAVARVLSTRAARVVTLDAGEPEADLATVTAEDVAGFDVVVASPGWPPTSQVFLDAAAAGVPVWSEVELAWRLRVPTASTGQPAPWLALTGTNGKTTTVEMLLSVLEADGRRAAAVGNVGRPLVEAVVDPEIEVLAIELSSFQLHFTSSMSPLVGAVLNVAADHLDWHGTFEEYAAAKGKVFHQAQVACVYNVADPVTERLVQDADVVDGARAVGVTVGAPGRSELGLVEGVLCDRAFHLPADDPRRHQSAAELGTLDDLGHLAGPDGSVPSHVVFDALAAAAMARAFGVEARAVREGLRAFRPGAHRIVTVAQVPAVEGEGTVAFVDDSKATNAHAAAASLGGFAPGTVVWVAGGLAKGATFDDLVRDRADRLRAVVLIGTDHRGLADALARHAGEVPVVEVDPGDTGTVMQRAVQTAHQMARPGDTVLLAPACASMDQFASYAARGDAFAEQSRRLPGHRGGPDGQP, from the coding sequence TTGGGTCCGCTGACCGCGCTCTCGGTGCTCGTCGCCGGTCACGGCGTGACCGGCCGAGCCGTGGCCCGGGTCCTGTCGACCCGTGCCGCCCGGGTCGTCACGCTCGACGCCGGCGAACCCGAGGCCGACCTCGCGACCGTCACCGCCGAGGACGTCGCGGGCTTCGACGTCGTCGTCGCCTCGCCCGGGTGGCCGCCCACGTCGCAGGTGTTCCTCGACGCGGCAGCGGCCGGCGTCCCCGTGTGGAGCGAGGTCGAGCTCGCCTGGCGGCTGCGCGTGCCCACCGCGAGCACGGGACAGCCCGCTCCGTGGCTGGCGCTCACCGGGACCAACGGCAAGACCACCACGGTGGAGATGCTCCTGTCGGTCCTCGAGGCCGACGGTCGCCGCGCGGCCGCTGTCGGCAACGTCGGCCGCCCGCTCGTCGAGGCCGTCGTCGACCCGGAGATCGAGGTGCTCGCCATCGAGCTCTCGAGCTTCCAGCTGCACTTCACCAGCTCGATGTCCCCGCTCGTCGGGGCGGTGCTCAACGTCGCGGCGGACCACCTCGACTGGCACGGCACCTTCGAGGAGTACGCGGCCGCCAAGGGGAAGGTCTTCCACCAGGCTCAGGTCGCGTGCGTCTACAACGTCGCGGACCCGGTCACCGAGCGGCTCGTCCAGGACGCCGACGTCGTCGACGGAGCGCGCGCCGTCGGCGTGACGGTCGGCGCGCCCGGACGGTCCGAGCTCGGGCTGGTCGAGGGTGTCCTGTGCGACCGGGCCTTCCACCTCCCGGCCGACGACCCGCGACGGCACCAGAGCGCGGCGGAGCTCGGCACCCTCGACGACCTCGGCCACCTCGCCGGGCCCGACGGCTCCGTGCCCTCCCACGTGGTGTTCGACGCCCTCGCGGCGGCGGCGATGGCCCGCGCCTTCGGCGTCGAGGCCCGCGCGGTCCGCGAAGGGCTCCGCGCGTTCCGCCCCGGTGCGCACCGGATCGTCACCGTCGCGCAGGTCCCGGCCGTCGAGGGCGAGGGGACCGTGGCCTTCGTCGACGACTCCAAGGCGACCAACGCGCACGCCGCCGCGGCCTCGCTCGGCGGCTTCGCCCCCGGGACGGTGGTCTGGGTCGCCGGCGGCCTGGCCAAGGGCGCGACCTTCGACGACCTCGTCCGGGACCGCGCCGACAGGCTGCGGGCCGTCGTGCTCATCGGCACGGACCACCGCGGGCTGGCCGACGCGCTCGCTCGACACGCGGGCGAGGTCCCCGTGGTCGAGGTCGATCCTGGTGACACTGGGACGGTGATGCAGCGCGCGGTCCAGACCGCTCACCAGATGGCCCGGCCGGGCGACACGGTGCTGCTCGCCCCCGCCTGCGCCTCGATGGACCAGTTCGCGTCCTACGCCGCCCGCGGCGACGCGTTCGCGGAGCAGTCCCGGCGTCTGCCGGGGCACCGCGGAGGCCCTGATGGCCAGCCCTAG
- a CDS encoding peptidoglycan D,D-transpeptidase FtsI family protein, translating to MTAAAEPRRSSVARQRAARPRVGGTVDARTHRRLRAARVGNPLTRVRVLSIAVIATLALFSGRLVYVQAYQGETLAAEALQGRMNTQTIPAVRGEITDADGNVLATSVTRYNVFADQVLIEDWAHTVDGERVGGAAEAARLLAPILEEPEAELAAKLSGSSQYKMLKRDTAPETWDAIKELGISGLFAEQDSRRSYPAGTTGGNLLGFVGAEGHGMAGLEHALDEQLAGVAGSRTFERGLGGHVIPTGIQSTTPAVPGTDVRTTLLMDLQWKAQAAIEAQVEAMNASGGFIVVSDVKTGEIYALADAGSMDPNSPTGFGGSQAISTIFDPGSTAKIVTMAAAIETGVATPTSQYQVPYEYPTSNGQVFKDAHEHGLENWTLTGILAQSSNTGTVMVGEQIPKQVRHDYLTKFGFGERTGIELAGEERGLLADADDWDGRTQYTVLFGQGMAATALQSTNVFATMANGGVRTTPHLVAGTTDEAGTFTPSVQPDPVQVVSPETAHTVLTMMESAVEEGTGGAAMIDGYRVAGKTGTAQIPGPSGKLDAYMASFIGVAPVDDPRLAIGVFLENPTATEYAKFGSVSAAPVFSDVMSFALQQLGVVPSGTSPELYPSTW from the coding sequence GTGACCGCCGCAGCCGAGCCTCGGAGGTCGTCGGTCGCGCGCCAGCGTGCCGCCCGCCCCCGCGTCGGCGGCACCGTCGACGCGCGGACGCACCGGCGTCTGCGCGCGGCACGTGTCGGCAACCCCCTGACCCGGGTCCGGGTGCTGTCGATCGCCGTCATCGCGACGCTCGCGCTGTTCTCCGGCCGGCTCGTCTACGTCCAGGCGTACCAGGGCGAGACCCTCGCCGCCGAGGCGCTCCAGGGCCGGATGAACACCCAGACCATCCCCGCCGTGCGCGGGGAGATCACCGACGCGGACGGCAACGTGCTCGCGACCTCGGTGACCCGCTACAACGTCTTCGCCGACCAGGTCCTCATCGAGGACTGGGCGCACACGGTCGACGGCGAGCGCGTCGGCGGCGCCGCCGAGGCCGCGCGCCTGCTCGCCCCCATCCTCGAGGAGCCCGAGGCCGAGCTCGCCGCGAAGCTCTCGGGCAGCAGCCAGTACAAGATGCTCAAGCGTGACACCGCCCCCGAGACCTGGGACGCGATCAAGGAGCTCGGGATCTCCGGGCTCTTCGCAGAGCAGGACTCGCGGCGCTCGTACCCGGCCGGGACCACGGGCGGCAACCTGCTCGGCTTCGTCGGCGCCGAGGGGCACGGCATGGCCGGCCTCGAGCACGCCCTCGACGAGCAGCTCGCCGGCGTCGCCGGAAGCCGGACCTTCGAGCGCGGGCTCGGTGGGCACGTGATCCCGACCGGCATCCAGTCGACCACCCCTGCGGTCCCCGGCACGGACGTCCGGACCACGCTGCTCATGGACCTGCAGTGGAAGGCCCAGGCCGCGATCGAGGCCCAGGTCGAGGCCATGAACGCGAGCGGTGGCTTCATCGTCGTCTCCGACGTGAAGACCGGGGAGATCTACGCCCTCGCCGACGCCGGCTCGATGGACCCCAACTCGCCGACGGGCTTCGGCGGTAGCCAGGCGATCTCCACGATCTTCGACCCGGGCTCGACCGCCAAGATCGTCACCATGGCAGCAGCCATCGAGACCGGCGTCGCCACCCCGACCAGCCAGTACCAGGTGCCCTACGAGTACCCCACCTCCAACGGGCAGGTGTTCAAGGACGCCCACGAGCACGGGCTCGAGAACTGGACCCTCACCGGCATCCTCGCGCAGTCCTCGAACACCGGGACCGTGATGGTGGGTGAGCAAATCCCCAAGCAGGTCCGGCACGACTACCTCACCAAGTTCGGCTTCGGGGAGCGCACGGGCATCGAGCTGGCCGGCGAGGAGCGCGGCCTGCTCGCCGACGCCGACGACTGGGACGGCCGCACGCAGTACACGGTGCTGTTCGGTCAGGGCATGGCGGCGACCGCTCTCCAGTCGACCAACGTCTTCGCGACCATGGCCAACGGGGGAGTGCGCACCACCCCGCACCTCGTGGCGGGCACGACCGACGAGGCCGGCACCTTCACGCCGAGCGTCCAGCCCGACCCGGTCCAGGTCGTCTCGCCCGAGACCGCCCACACGGTGCTGACGATGATGGAGTCAGCCGTGGAGGAGGGCACCGGCGGTGCGGCGATGATCGACGGCTACCGGGTCGCGGGCAAGACGGGCACCGCCCAGATCCCCGGCCCCAGCGGGAAGCTCGACGCCTACATGGCCTCTTTCATCGGCGTCGCCCCGGTCGACGACCCGCGCCTCGCGATCGGCGTGTTCCTCGAGAACCCGACGGCGACCGAGTACGCGAAGTTCGGCAGCGTCTCCGCCGCGCCGGTGTTCTCCGACGTCATGTCCTTCGCGCTCCAGCAGCTCGGCGTCGTGCCCTCCGGCACGAGCCCGGAGCTGTACCCCTCCACCTGGTGA
- a CDS encoding DUF3040 domain-containing protein, which yields MPLSEYEQRVLEQMERELTSDDPRLATSMKTTSQRSSVRYVIAGVGLVVGLLGLVIGAAQSLPVVGVIGFVVMFSAVAYAFAQPSKQSGPVGVVSADGSVTPAAKGQKPRRTGKSGKAPFMQRMEDRWDKRRDEQ from the coding sequence ATGCCTCTGTCCGAATACGAGCAGCGTGTTCTGGAGCAGATGGAGCGAGAGCTCACGTCTGATGATCCACGCCTTGCGACAAGTATGAAGACGACGTCCCAGCGGTCTTCTGTCCGGTACGTCATCGCGGGAGTCGGCCTGGTCGTCGGTCTCCTCGGTCTCGTGATCGGCGCCGCCCAGTCTCTCCCCGTCGTGGGGGTCATCGGCTTCGTCGTGATGTTCTCCGCGGTGGCCTACGCCTTCGCCCAGCCCTCGAAGCAGAGCGGCCCCGTGGGCGTCGTGTCGGCCGACGGTTCGGTCACGCCAGCGGCCAAGGGGCAGAAGCCCAGGCGCACCGGGAAGTCCGGCAAGGCTCCCTTCATGCAGCGCATGGAAGACCGGTGGGACAAGCGCCGAGACGAGCAGTGA
- the mraZ gene encoding division/cell wall cluster transcriptional repressor MraZ, which produces MLLGTYTPRLDDKGRLLLPAKFRGQLAPGLVMTRGQERCLFLLPMDEFRRMYEQIRQAPVTSKQARDYLRVFLSGASDEMPDKQGRISIPSTLREYAGLDREVAVIGAGTRVEIWDAAAWETYLAEQVAGYSDTAEEIIPGLRF; this is translated from the coding sequence CTGCTTCTCGGGACGTACACCCCTCGTCTGGACGACAAGGGACGGTTGCTCCTCCCCGCGAAGTTCCGCGGCCAGCTCGCCCCCGGGCTGGTCATGACTCGTGGTCAGGAACGCTGCCTGTTCCTCTTGCCGATGGACGAGTTCCGCCGCATGTACGAGCAGATCCGACAGGCACCGGTGACCAGCAAGCAGGCGCGTGACTACCTGCGTGTGTTCCTCTCCGGCGCCAGCGACGAGATGCCGGACAAGCAGGGGAGGATCTCGATCCCGTCGACGCTGCGTGAGTACGCAGGGCTCGACCGGGAGGTTGCGGTGATCGGCGCGGGTACCCGTGTCGAGATCTGGGACGCAGCCGCGTGGGAGACGTACCTGGCAGAGCAGGTCGCCGGGTACTCCGACACGGCAGAGGAGATCATCCCCGGTCTGAGGTTCTAG
- a CDS encoding UDP-N-acetylmuramoyl-tripeptide--D-alanyl-D-alanine ligase: MIDLTAAEVADLTGGTLAAPHTTRVHGPTVVDSRKVSAGALFVALVGESSDGHDHAAGAVADGAALVLASRELDGLPCVVVDDVTRALGLVAAEHLRRLRASGPLQVAAVTGSVGKTTTKDLLGHVLSESGPTVMPRASFNNEIGLPLTVLEAGPETRYLVLEMGASAPGDLTYLTGIAPPDVSIVLAVGAAHLGGFGGLDGVARAKSEIVTGLRPEGVAVLNADDHRVVAMRDLAPSRVVTFGTVRDAGVRAHRVSVDRLGRVSCQVVVGERTADLSLRLVGEHHLTNALAALTAAVELGVDLDTAAALVSSVDAASPHRMAVTERPDGVTVIDDSYNANPDSMRAALKALAVVAGRDRRSVAVLGEMLELGPDSRDQHDEIGRLVVRLNIKLLVVVGAGASGLADGATQEGSWGEEVVEVEDVPAAERFLAEELRSGDVVLVKSSNGSGLWRLGDALTAVTS; the protein is encoded by the coding sequence GTGATCGATCTGACTGCCGCCGAGGTCGCGGACCTCACGGGAGGCACGCTCGCCGCCCCACACACGACGCGGGTCCACGGCCCGACCGTGGTCGACTCCCGCAAGGTCTCGGCCGGGGCGCTCTTCGTGGCGCTCGTCGGCGAGTCCTCCGACGGCCACGACCACGCTGCGGGTGCGGTCGCCGACGGCGCGGCGCTCGTGCTCGCGAGCCGCGAGCTCGACGGGCTGCCGTGCGTCGTGGTCGACGACGTCACCCGGGCGCTCGGGCTGGTCGCCGCCGAGCACCTCCGTCGTCTCCGGGCCTCCGGCCCGCTCCAGGTCGCCGCGGTGACCGGCTCGGTCGGCAAGACGACCACCAAGGACCTCCTCGGGCACGTGCTCTCCGAGAGCGGACCCACGGTCATGCCTCGCGCCTCCTTCAACAACGAGATCGGCCTGCCGCTCACCGTCCTCGAGGCAGGCCCCGAGACCCGCTACCTCGTCCTCGAGATGGGTGCCTCGGCACCCGGCGACCTCACCTACCTCACCGGTATCGCCCCACCCGACGTCTCGATCGTCCTGGCCGTCGGTGCGGCTCACCTCGGCGGCTTCGGCGGGCTCGACGGCGTCGCCCGGGCCAAGTCCGAGATCGTCACCGGTCTGCGCCCCGAGGGCGTCGCCGTGCTCAACGCGGACGACCACCGGGTCGTCGCCATGCGCGACCTCGCACCCTCGCGCGTCGTCACCTTCGGGACCGTGCGCGACGCCGGCGTGCGGGCGCACCGCGTCTCGGTCGACCGTCTCGGTCGTGTCTCCTGCCAGGTGGTCGTGGGGGAGCGCACCGCAGACCTCTCGCTCCGCCTCGTGGGCGAGCACCACCTCACCAACGCGCTCGCCGCGCTCACCGCGGCGGTCGAGCTGGGCGTCGACCTCGACACCGCCGCCGCGCTCGTCAGCTCCGTGGACGCCGCCAGCCCGCACCGGATGGCCGTCACCGAGCGGCCTGACGGCGTGACCGTCATCGACGACTCCTACAACGCGAACCCCGACTCGATGCGCGCGGCCCTCAAGGCCCTCGCCGTCGTCGCGGGCCGGGACCGCCGCTCGGTCGCCGTCCTCGGCGAGATGCTCGAGCTCGGGCCCGACTCGCGCGACCAGCACGACGAGATCGGACGCCTCGTGGTCCGCCTCAACATCAAGCTCCTCGTGGTGGTCGGCGCCGGGGCCTCCGGCCTCGCCGACGGCGCCACCCAGGAGGGCTCCTGGGGTGAGGAGGTCGTCGAGGTCGAGGACGTCCCCGCCGCCGAGCGCTTCCTCGCCGAGGAGCTCCGCTCCGGCGACGTGGTCCTCGTGAAGTCCTCCAACGGCTCTGGCCTGTGGCGGCTGGGCGACGCGCTCACGGCGGTGACCTCGTGA
- the dinB gene encoding DNA polymerase IV produces MPRDLGDKDSDCSILHVDMDAFFASVEVARRPELRGRPVIVAGSDRSVVLAATYEARAFGVHSAMPASTARRLCPQAVYIRPDGAAYRAASAAVMEILGEVTTLVEPVSVDEAFLDVEGARRRLGSSTEIARKIRARVHRELGLTCSVGVASTKFVAKLASTHAKPDGMMLVPRESTVRFLHSLPVGALWGVGEKTEKNLASWGITTVEQLSRTDPLVLRQAVGVAAAAHLFDLSWGRDPRPVEPTRRERSIGAETTFAHDVVDLSVVEARLLELSDRCADRLRSQGFLARTVSVKVRSSDFRTLTRSRSLVSPTDSVREIYAVARELVSSVDLKGLPVRLVGVRGEGLEARESAALQLTLEDAVAGSTDQQRLADTAIDQVRLRFGRAAIKQASATTTSSQRSTTAVPNVELS; encoded by the coding sequence GTGCCCCGTGACCTCGGCGACAAGGACTCGGACTGCTCGATCCTGCACGTCGACATGGACGCGTTCTTCGCCTCGGTCGAGGTCGCGCGGCGCCCCGAGCTCCGTGGTCGTCCGGTGATCGTGGCGGGCTCGGACCGGTCCGTCGTCCTCGCGGCCACCTACGAGGCCCGTGCCTTCGGTGTCCACTCGGCGATGCCGGCCTCGACCGCCCGCAGGCTCTGCCCTCAGGCGGTCTACATCCGCCCGGACGGCGCGGCCTACCGGGCCGCGTCGGCTGCCGTGATGGAGATCTTGGGGGAGGTCACCACGCTCGTGGAGCCGGTGAGCGTCGACGAGGCGTTCCTCGACGTCGAGGGTGCGCGCCGGCGGCTGGGGTCCTCGACGGAGATCGCGCGGAAGATCCGTGCCCGCGTGCACCGCGAGCTGGGCCTGACCTGCTCGGTCGGCGTCGCGTCGACCAAGTTCGTCGCCAAGCTGGCCTCGACCCATGCCAAGCCCGACGGCATGATGCTCGTGCCACGCGAGTCGACGGTCCGCTTCCTCCACTCGCTCCCGGTCGGTGCGCTGTGGGGGGTGGGGGAGAAGACCGAGAAGAACCTCGCCTCCTGGGGCATCACGACGGTCGAGCAGCTGTCCCGGACCGACCCGCTGGTGCTGCGCCAGGCTGTCGGCGTCGCGGCGGCGGCCCACCTGTTCGACCTGTCGTGGGGACGTGACCCACGCCCGGTCGAGCCGACCCGCCGCGAGCGGAGCATCGGTGCCGAGACGACCTTCGCCCACGACGTGGTCGACCTCAGCGTCGTCGAGGCGCGGCTGCTCGAGCTGTCCGACAGGTGCGCGGACCGCCTCCGCAGCCAGGGGTTCCTGGCGCGCACGGTGAGCGTCAAGGTGCGCTCGAGCGACTTCCGGACCCTCACCCGGTCGCGCTCGCTCGTCTCCCCGACAGACAGTGTGCGCGAGATCTACGCCGTCGCCCGCGAGCTGGTCTCCTCGGTCGACCTCAAGGGGCTGCCGGTCCGTCTCGTCGGGGTCCGCGGCGAAGGGCTCGAGGCTCGTGAGAGCGCTGCCCTCCAGCTCACCCTCGAGGACGCCGTCGCCGGGTCGACCGACCAGCAGCGCCTCGCCGACACGGCGATCGACCAGGTCCGGCTCCGGTTCGGTCGTGCCGCGATCAAGCAGGCGAGCGCCACCACGACTTCCTCACAGCGCTCGACTACCGCTGTGCCGAATGTCGAACTATCCTGA